Within Candidatus Francisella endociliophora, the genomic segment GGAGAGTATTTGTAGCAGTTATCCAAAATATTTGCGATGCTCTGGAATATAAGATTTTTATCAATATTGAGTATTTTAGATTCCACATCTATATTTAGCAGTATATTGTTTTGCTCAAATATTGGCTCATATAGGTCAATGGCATCATCTATAATATTTTTTATATCAATACGTTTCTTAGATAAACTTTCGCGACCATGTTCAAGTCTATTTAATCTAAGTAAGCTATTAAATATTTCTAGAAGTTTGTCACATTCTTTTAGCGCTTCAACAGTTTCATTATTTGGGTTGTTTTGAGCGAGAATTTCTAACCTGTTTTTTAACCTTGTAAGAGGGGTTTTTAAATCATGAGCAATATTATTCGAGACACTTTTTATATCAACTAAAAGCTCCTCAATATTGGCAAATAAGATGTTTAATATACAACCAAGATTGCTAAGATCATCCCAGTTTGTATTTGACTGGATTCTTTGACTGAAGTCTTGTGTATTGACAATCGAAGCAGCTGAACTTGCGATATAGTTAATTTTTTTTACCACAAAGACACTAATTAAGTAACTAATGACTACAACACTAAGAGTACAAAGTATTCCTATCAAAAGAGGAAAGATATGATTTAGAACTTTATCACCAAGAGCTGAGTAAATTATATATATCCAAGATGTAATACTAAGTCCAAGAAGTATTGTAAACAACATCGCCATTTTGAAGCTTGAGCTAATGATGTAGCTTCGTTGTATAGTGTTGTTTAAATTACTTTCGTTATTCTTGGATGACATATCCAAAACCTCTAATAGTTTTGATAGGGTCTGAAAGCCCACATTCTGTGAGTTTGTTGCGTAAGCGAGAAATATGTACTTCAACTACATTAGTCTGAGGGTCAAAATCATAATCCCAGACTTCTTTAAGAATCATTGATTTGCTGACTACTTCATTCTTATGCTTAAGAAGTAAATGTAGAACCTTATATTCTCTCTGTTGTAGCAATATATGTTCATTATTACGGCAGACTTCGTGAGCTAGCTCATCAAGGATGATATCTCCACAAGTCAGTTTATATGATTTCGCTTCAGCAATCTGTTTAGTTCGGTTATAGAGAATATTAACACGAATCATTAGCTCATCAATAGAGAAAGGCTTTGTAAGATAATCATCACTTCCTGATTTTAAACCTTCAATTTTGCTCTCAGTACTATCAAGAGCACTAAGGATGATTACAGGAGTTGTGATTTCTTGTTTACGCAGAATTTTTA encodes:
- the bfpR gene encoding two-component system response regulator BfpR, giving the protein MSGTPKVLVADDDKQIAKFIKTKFEENKIDTTVAYDGKEALFLINTNEYDVIVIDWMMPYLDGISLLKILRKQEITTPVIILSALDSTESKIEGLKSGSDDYLTKPFSIDELMIRVNILYNRTKQIAEAKSYKLTCGDIILDELAHEVCRNNEHILLQQREYKVLHLLLKHKNEVVSKSMILKEVWDYDFDPQTNVVEVHISRLRNKLTECGLSDPIKTIRGFGYVIQE
- a CDS encoding sensor histidine kinase, which encodes MSSKNNESNLNNTIQRSYIISSSFKMAMLFTILLGLSITSWIYIIYSALGDKVLNHIFPLLIGILCTLSVVVISYLISVFVVKKINYIASSAASIVNTQDFSQRIQSNTNWDDLSNLGCILNILFANIEELLVDIKSVSNNIAHDLKTPLTRLKNRLEILAQNNPNNETVEALKECDKLLEIFNSLLRLNRLEHGRESLSKKRIDIKNIIDDAIDLYEPIFEQNNILLNIDVESKILNIDKNLIFQSIANILDNCYKYSPQDTQISIHTKIQQSKYIIEFIDQGDGINEENVDKIFDRFFREEKSRSQAGNGLGLPLVKKIIQLHNGNIKAQNNISKGLKITISLPLH